From Heliomicrobium gestii, a single genomic window includes:
- a CDS encoding dihydroorotase, with protein MALYIKGGRVIDPANGINKIADIKIEEGLIAAIGDFAGAITEADEVIDATGKLVTPGLIDIHCHLREPGLEAKETIATGTRAAARGGFTAVCAMPNTKPVCDSQTGVEFIYNRAQATGLVRVYPIGAITKGSDGQELAEMADMAACGAVAFSDDGRPVPRSDIMRLGLQYAQMVDKVIISHCEDPELAKDGVMHEGYWSTVLGLRGIPAAAEAIMVARDILLAESAGAKLHIAHVSTARSVELIRQAQWRGVNVTGEVCPHHLALTDAAVEGFHTATKVNPPLRSDKDIEALRSALNDGTLTILATDHAPHTAEEKACEYNYAPFGISGLETAWPLFWRELVEAGVMTLPSFVAALTVAPAKRLGLPGGTLSVGAAADVTVIDPEHTETVTLENWQSKGKNTPFVGQILRSWPVTTIVGGRVVMRDRQVIG; from the coding sequence GTGGCGCTGTACATTAAAGGCGGGCGGGTCATCGACCCGGCCAACGGCATCAACAAAATCGCCGATATCAAAATTGAAGAGGGCCTCATCGCGGCGATCGGCGACTTCGCCGGCGCGATCACCGAAGCGGACGAGGTCATCGACGCGACGGGAAAACTGGTCACCCCCGGCCTGATCGATATCCACTGCCACCTGCGCGAACCGGGCCTGGAGGCGAAGGAGACCATCGCCACAGGCACCCGGGCGGCGGCTCGCGGCGGCTTTACCGCCGTCTGCGCCATGCCGAACACGAAACCGGTCTGCGATTCCCAGACAGGCGTTGAATTCATCTACAACCGGGCCCAGGCGACCGGCCTGGTGCGCGTTTATCCCATCGGCGCCATCACCAAGGGCTCCGATGGACAAGAACTGGCTGAGATGGCCGACATGGCCGCCTGCGGCGCCGTCGCCTTCTCCGACGACGGCCGACCGGTTCCGCGCTCCGACATCATGCGGCTGGGCCTGCAATACGCCCAGATGGTGGACAAGGTGATCATCAGCCACTGCGAAGACCCGGAATTGGCCAAAGACGGCGTTATGCACGAGGGTTACTGGTCGACGGTGCTCGGCCTGCGGGGCATCCCCGCGGCGGCTGAGGCGATCATGGTGGCCCGCGATATCCTCCTCGCCGAGAGCGCCGGCGCGAAACTGCACATCGCCCATGTCTCGACAGCCCGCTCGGTCGAACTGATCCGCCAGGCCCAGTGGCGGGGCGTCAATGTGACCGGCGAGGTCTGCCCCCATCACCTGGCCCTCACGGACGCCGCTGTGGAAGGCTTCCACACGGCGACGAAGGTCAATCCGCCGCTGCGGAGCGATAAGGACATTGAAGCGCTGCGCTCCGCTTTGAACGACGGCACCTTGACCATTTTGGCCACCGACCATGCCCCCCATACGGCCGAGGAAAAGGCCTGCGAATACAACTACGCCCCCTTTGGCATCTCCGGCTTGGAGACGGCCTGGCCGCTCTTCTGGCGCGAACTGGTTGAAGCGGGGGTCATGACCCTGCCGTCCTTTGTGGCCGCCCTGACAGTGGCTCCGGCCAAGCGGCTCGGCCTGCCCGGCGGGACCCTCTCGGTGGGTGCGGCGGCTGACGTGACTGTCATCGACCCCGAGCACACCGAGACGGTCACCCTGGAGAACTGGCAGTCAAAAGGCAAGAACACCCCCTTTGTCGGTCAGATCCTGCGTTCTTGGCCGGTGACGACGATTGTCGGCGGCCGTGTGGTCATGCGGGACCGGCAGGTTATCGGGTAA